In a single window of the Bacteroidales bacterium genome:
- a CDS encoding zinc-dependent metalloprotease produces the protein MKNLMLSLIVLTFVVNISIAQNKTFNLNKGDDVFNKISNFETKNNVSFDNATRIRELEINPVFQSKEFIGVDDTILLYLFSNKQYKAYIDKIEVDVNGTLAIRARLIDYNYGYCIISTFDSKSFIKIDVPENNELFLSRYDHQTNKYYLLQIDKSKQKALPGSPSLIPPVDNQPMDNLKKKTQQNSLNIKPYDIGIKNGNPVLHNSDPLKSTKAQDIITLMILYTPSAASWASTYEGSINNTISGIMQYAQTALDNSNIELTVQLVHSEQIDYTELNSNDDLYYLTDPSDGIMDDAHTLRDTYCADVVVLLENIDFTGGLGWVLSQSTGQPDYAFSLTRVQQASWSTTTIHEIGHNMGCGHHKEQNFQEGPGIFTYSAGWRWGSSTEKYCSIMTYNDGSYFDDGIDAAEVTLFSNPSLQDNGYPAGDALDGDNARTIRELKSVIANYRTGCTCTPPSTQASSFTSSAITDNSMTVGWTRGNGTGGVLVVARAGSAVNATPENGTTYTANAAFGSGTQIGNGNYVVYKGTGTSVNVTGLSTATAYHFAIFEYNTTNICFKTPGLTGNATTTGTPVAGCDTLTNILSTDTLTLYGFGSGQWGTWTGHNSYSMTEFAEYYTGLTNPNITGLEVYVGDAYSGGTGGNHKVTFNVYQGGGATPGTVLGSKDIAISLLTPYDINYIEFDNPVTFTGSDVYVGYQIYYNTPTDTFNLIQVKSRASSINSGFLKYNDTWYSFPGLSNPDIFTSIVVNPIVCTGCMVFPAAAGTISGAATVCQGQSSVTYTVPTITNATSYVWTLPTGANGTSTTNSITVNYSTSAVSGNITVKGHNSCGDGDLSTKVITVNP, from the coding sequence ATGAAAAATCTCATGCTTTCCTTGATAGTATTGACTTTTGTAGTTAATATTAGTATCGCCCAAAACAAAACCTTCAATTTAAATAAAGGGGATGATGTTTTTAATAAAATTTCAAATTTTGAAACAAAAAATAATGTCAGCTTTGATAATGCAACAAGAATCAGGGAACTTGAAATAAACCCGGTCTTTCAGAGTAAAGAATTCATCGGTGTGGATGACACGATCTTGTTATATCTGTTTAGCAATAAGCAATACAAAGCATATATTGACAAAATTGAAGTTGATGTGAACGGCACACTTGCAATCCGGGCCCGGTTAATAGATTATAATTATGGATATTGTATCATTTCAACTTTTGACAGTAAAAGTTTTATAAAAATTGATGTGCCTGAAAATAACGAACTGTTTTTGTCGAGATATGACCATCAGACTAATAAATATTATTTATTGCAAATTGATAAATCAAAACAAAAAGCATTACCGGGGAGCCCATCTCTCATTCCTCCGGTTGATAATCAACCAATGGATAATCTAAAAAAAAAGACTCAACAAAATTCCTTAAATATTAAGCCCTATGATATTGGAATCAAAAACGGTAATCCTGTTTTACATAATTCTGATCCGTTAAAAAGCACAAAAGCGCAGGATATCATAACCTTAATGATTCTTTATACTCCCTCAGCAGCTTCATGGGCCAGCACATATGAAGGCAGTATTAATAATACGATTAGTGGTATAATGCAATATGCTCAGACAGCCCTTGATAATAGCAATATAGAGTTAACCGTACAGCTTGTTCATTCTGAACAGATAGATTATACGGAGCTTAATTCTAATGACGATTTGTATTATCTTACAGATCCCAGTGATGGTATTATGGACGATGCACATACCTTAAGGGACACCTATTGTGCCGATGTGGTTGTATTATTAGAAAATATTGATTTTACAGGCGGTTTGGGCTGGGTTTTAAGTCAATCCACAGGCCAACCTGATTATGCCTTTTCATTAACCAGAGTGCAGCAGGCAAGCTGGTCAACTACAACAATCCATGAAATAGGGCACAATATGGGATGTGGTCACCACAAAGAACAAAATTTCCAGGAAGGTCCGGGAATATTTACCTATTCTGCCGGTTGGCGCTGGGGAAGTTCAACAGAGAAGTACTGCTCAATTATGACTTATAACGACGGTTCCTATTTTGACGATGGTATTGATGCCGCCGAAGTGACCTTATTTTCCAATCCAAGCCTTCAGGATAATGGATATCCTGCCGGTGATGCACTAGACGGAGATAATGCAAGGACCATAAGAGAACTGAAATCTGTTATCGCTAATTACAGAACCGGATGCACATGTACACCGCCGTCAACCCAAGCGAGCTCATTTACCTCTTCTGCAATAACAGATAATTCGATGACTGTTGGCTGGACGCGCGGCAACGGAACCGGCGGCGTACTGGTCGTTGCAAGAGCCGGAAGCGCTGTAAATGCAACTCCTGAAAACGGTACAACTTATACCGCAAACGCGGCTTTTGGAAGCGGCACCCAGATAGGCAACGGTAATTATGTTGTTTATAAAGGCACGGGGACTTCTGTGAATGTAACCGGCTTATCAACAGCAACAGCCTATCATTTCGCTATTTTCGAATACAATACAACTAACATTTGTTTTAAAACCCCCGGATTAACAGGTAATGCAACTACCACAGGCACCCCTGTTGCCGGTTGCGACACCCTTACCAACATACTATCCACAGATACCCTTACTCTTTATGGATTCGGTTCAGGACAGTGGGGTACATGGACCGGGCATAATTCTTATTCGATGACGGAATTTGCCGAGTATTATACAGGATTGACAAACCCGAACATTACGGGTCTTGAAGTATATGTTGGTGATGCATATAGCGGTGGAACAGGAGGCAATCACAAGGTTACATTTAATGTTTATCAGGGGGGCGGGGCTACACCGGGAACCGTGTTAGGATCAAAAGATATTGCTATTAGTTTATTAACTCCCTATGATATTAATTATATCGAATTTGACAATCCTGTTACTTTTACAGGATCAGATGTATATGTCGGCTATCAAATTTATTATAACACTCCTACTGATACTTTTAACTTAATACAAGTAAAATCTAGAGCAAGCTCAATAAATTCAGGATTTCTGAAATATAATGATACATGGTATTCATTCCCGGGTCTTAGCAATCCTGATATTTTTACATCCATTGTTGTTAATCCTATTGTCTGTACCGGATGCATGGTATTTCCGGCAGCTGCTGGTACTATTTCAGGGGCAGCGACTGTTTGCCAAGGACAAAGTTCTGTAACTTACACTGTACCAACAATCACAAATGCAACCTCATACGTTTGGACATTGCCAACCGGTGCAAACGGAACAAGCACAACAAACAGTATTACTGTGAATTACAGCACATCGGCAGTTTCGGGGAATATTACTGTAAAAGGACATAATTCCTGCGGTGATGGAGATTTATCAACAAAAGTAATTACTGTAAATCCAT